A single window of Malus sylvestris chromosome 5, drMalSylv7.2, whole genome shotgun sequence DNA harbors:
- the LOC126624053 gene encoding protein CASPARIAN STRIP INTEGRITY FACTOR 1, with amino-acid sequence MAFMFLKKFIILFILISASFLSTAFAAGRKSMSVNKFAKEMDATTEEMLGKPLNHKEVAIIHERLLRANTKDYGRYDPAPALVKPPFKLIPN; translated from the exons ATGGCTTTCATGTTCCTCAAGAAGTTCATCATCCTCTTTATTCTGATTTCAGCATCATTTTTATCAACCGCTTTTGCAGCAG GTCGAAAATCGATGTCTGTCAACAAGTTTGCCAAAGAAATGGATGCAACTACAGAG GAAATGTTAGGGAAGCCATTGAACCACAAAGAAGTAGCCATAATCCATGAAAGGCTGCTTAGAGCTAACACCAAAGACTATGGGCGATATGATCCAGCACCAGCTCTTGTTAAGCCTCCTTTCAAGCTCATTCCGAACTGA